One genomic window of Canis lupus baileyi chromosome 24, mCanLup2.hap1, whole genome shotgun sequence includes the following:
- the LOC140616567 gene encoding uncharacterized protein gives MGYGQKVQGEGGFSGAELPEEVAHPYPSGSVTEVEPRGSSWRPPCFTFAPAVARWPRPSPLKPKGTSPAAVEAVRCGTWAGRPAGTVWRSWGAAGGRALRSALHGAARTAPGGRGPAARTHLRPLRPTAPAGVRGRGPSCHGLGRPRSGIRGQSTCGPGGSCRARVSPPHTDQGAPPDGERIDLKVRNGQGEAQLHNPLQLVTEFSLEKHQLDLQKIHDRGFTMCLHHCILFACDLCPF, from the exons ATGGGTTATGGACAAAAAG TTCAGGGTGAGGGCGGCTTCTCAGGGGCGGAGTTGCCCGAGGAAGTCGCACATCCCTACCCGTCGGGGTCGGTAACTGAGGTTGAACCGCGGGGCTCCTCCTGGAGGCCGCCCTGCTTCACCTTCGCACCTGCGGTGGCTCGGTGGCCCCGGCCAAGTCCCCTCAAGCCCAAAGGTACCTCACCTGCTGCTGTGGAAGCTGTGCGGTGTGGGACCTGGGCCGGCCGACCCGCGGGAACCGTCTGGCGGAGCTGGGGGGCGGCAGGAGGCCGTGCCCTCCGGTCTGCCCTCCACGGCGCAGCACGGACGGCTCCAGGCGGGCGGGGGCCAGCCGCGCGCACCCACCTGCGCCCACTCAGGCCAACTGCTCCAGCGGGCGTGCGGGGCAGAGGCCCCTCCTGCCACGGGCTCGGGAGACCGAGGTCAGGGATCAGGGGCCAGAGCACCTGCGGCCCGGGCGGGAGCTGTCGGGCCCGGGTGTCACCTCCCCACACGGACCAGGGCGCG CCTCCAGATGGAGAGAGAATTGATCTGAAAGTGAGAAATGGCCAAGGGGAAGCACAGCTGCACAACCCCTTGCAGTTGGTGACTGAATTCAGCCTAGAGAAACACCAGCTGGATCTCCAGAAAATCCATGACAGAGGCTTTACT ATGTGCCTTCATCACTGCATTCTATTTGCCTGTGACCTGTGTCCCTTCTAG